The Salegentibacter sp. Hel_I_6 region AAGTAGTTTTCCATAAAAGCCGGCAAAAGATCGCGCTTTGGGAAAATGAATTAAGAACAAAACAATGAGACACGGAAAGAAAACAAACCATTTAGGTAGAAAGACCGCTCACAGGAAGTCTATGCTAGCTAATATGGCCTGCTCTCTTATAGAGCACAAGAGAATCAATACCACCGTAGCTAAAGCAAAAGCTTTAAAAGTTTTTGTAGAGCCTTTGGTAACTAAGTCTAAAGAAGATACTACTCACAATCGTAGATTGGTATTTAGTAAACTTCGTCAAAAAGAAGCTGTAGCCGAATTGTTTCGTGAGGTAGCTCCTAAAGTTGGTGATCGCCCGGGTGGATACACAAGGGTAATTAAATTAGGTAACCGTCTTGGAGATAATGCCGATATGGCCCTTATCGAGTTAGTTGACTACAACGAAACTTACAACCTAAGTAAAACAGAGAAGAAGAAATCTACACGTAGAGCGGGTAGAAAGAAATCTACTGAAGCTACTCCAGATGCTCCTAAGGCAGAAGGAAAGACAGAAGATAAATCTTCAGAAAATAAAGAAGACAAAAAAGAGGAATAGAAATGAATCTTTTAAAGTTCTAATTTTTAAAAAGGATAAACTCTCTGGGTTTATCCTTTTTTTATATATTAAAATGAAATAGTCATTTTCGCGAAGGCGGAAATCTCAAAAGTAGGAGTCTATTTCCGTGCAGACGGAAATCTAAATACTAAAGTTCATTTCTGCTCAGGCGGAAACACCAGCAACACAACAAATTAATAAGAATGAAATATCAAACCCGAAAAAAAGCGATTATCTTACTGGAAGATGGCACTATCTTTCACGGTAAGGCTGTAGGAGACAAAGACGGTAAAGCCGTTGGTGAAGTTTGTTTTAATACCGGAATGACTGGTTACCAGGAGATCTTTACAGATCCTTCTTATTACGGTCAGCTTATGGTTACAACTAATGCCCATATTGGGAATTACGGAACTTTAGCCGAGGAAAGCGAAGCCGAT contains the following coding sequences:
- the rplQ gene encoding 50S ribosomal protein L17, with product MRHGKKTNHLGRKTAHRKSMLANMACSLIEHKRINTTVAKAKALKVFVEPLVTKSKEDTTHNRRLVFSKLRQKEAVAELFREVAPKVGDRPGGYTRVIKLGNRLGDNADMALIELVDYNETYNLSKTEKKKSTRRAGRKKSTEATPDAPKAEGKTEDKSSENKEDKKEE